The Algoriphagus sanaruensis genome window below encodes:
- the rimO gene encoding 30S ribosomal protein S12 methylthiotransferase RimO yields MKARTLKKDKVNIITMGCSKNLVDSEVLLTQLKGNGIDASHESNSEDNNIIIINTCGFIDNAKQESIDTILQYVDAKEQGLVDKVYVTGCLSQRYKDDLEKEIPQVDAFFGTRDLPAILKKFKADYKHELVGERLLTHSAHYAYMKISEGCDRPCSFCAIPLMRGGHISRPIEELVKEAQHKAANGTKELLLIAQDSTYYGLDLYKKRNLAELMDRLADVEGIDWIRLHYAYPTGFPMDVIQVMKDRPNICKYLDIPLQHGSTSVLKTMRRGTTREKQEELIHSIREMIPEIAIRTTLIAGHPGEGEKEFQEMVDFVERMKFERLGVFTYSHEENTYAFSMEDTLSQEEKQDRANHLMEVQEQISYDLNQEKIGNTYKVLIDKKEGGYFVGRTEFDSVEVDNEVLIDASKFYCRVGDFVQAKVFDATEFDLYATVES; encoded by the coding sequence GTGAAAGCGAGAACATTAAAAAAAGACAAAGTCAATATCATCACCATGGGTTGCTCCAAAAACCTGGTGGATTCTGAAGTCCTTTTGACCCAATTAAAAGGAAATGGAATCGACGCCAGCCACGAGTCCAACTCTGAAGACAATAACATTATTATCATTAACACCTGCGGATTTATCGACAATGCGAAGCAGGAGTCTATTGATACCATTCTCCAATATGTGGATGCCAAAGAGCAGGGTTTAGTGGACAAAGTTTATGTAACGGGCTGTCTTTCTCAGCGATACAAAGACGATTTGGAAAAGGAAATCCCACAGGTTGATGCATTTTTTGGCACGCGTGATTTGCCTGCGATCTTAAAGAAATTCAAGGCTGACTACAAGCACGAGTTGGTTGGAGAGCGTTTGTTGACGCACTCAGCACATTATGCCTACATGAAGATTTCCGAGGGTTGTGATAGACCATGTTCCTTTTGTGCGATTCCGTTAATGCGTGGAGGTCATATTTCTAGGCCGATCGAGGAATTGGTGAAAGAAGCCCAGCACAAGGCCGCCAATGGAACGAAAGAACTTCTTTTGATTGCGCAGGATTCCACCTATTACGGCTTGGACTTGTATAAAAAAAGAAACCTGGCAGAATTGATGGATCGATTGGCGGATGTGGAAGGGATTGATTGGATTCGACTGCATTATGCGTATCCAACAGGTTTCCCGATGGATGTAATCCAAGTCATGAAGGATCGTCCGAACATCTGTAAATACTTAGACATTCCCTTGCAGCATGGCTCAACCTCAGTTTTGAAAACGATGCGAAGAGGTACTACTCGTGAGAAGCAGGAAGAATTGATCCACAGCATTCGGGAAATGATCCCTGAAATTGCAATTCGAACGACACTTATAGCTGGGCATCCGGGTGAGGGAGAGAAGGAGTTCCAGGAAATGGTGGACTTTGTGGAGCGAATGAAATTTGAGCGATTGGGCGTGTTTACTTATTCCCACGAGGAAAATACCTATGCCTTTTCGATGGAAGATACCCTTTCCCAAGAAGAAAAACAGGACCGCGCCAATCACCTAATGGAAGTGCAAGAGCAAATCAGCTACGACCTGAATCAAGAGAAAATCGGTAATACGTATAAAGTCCTGATCGATAAAAAAGAAGGAGGGTACTTTGTCGGCCGAACTGAATTTGACTCTGTCGAAGTCGATAATGAAGTGCTGATCGATGCTTCCAAGTTTTACTGCAGAGTGGGAGACTTTGTCCAAGCGAAAGTTTTTGATGCGACGGAGTTTGATTTGTATGCGACGGTGGAAAGCTAA
- a CDS encoding alpha-ketoacid dehydrogenase subunit alpha/beta: MEFTAPNAQILTFDRKNHSNETLLKLYESLILPRRIEEKMLILLRQGRISKWFSGWGQEAISIGAVNALQEDEFILPMHRNLGIFTGRNLPLEKLFAQFQGKKSGFTKGRDRSFHFGSIEHHTVGMISHLGPQLAIADGIGLAHKLSKEKKVTLVFSGDGASSEGDFHEGLNVAAVWKLPVIFVVEHNGYGLSTPSEEQFAFKYFTEKGPGYGMEAVRVQGNNVLDVYDTILKLAQDIRENPRPVLVEAITFRMRGHEEASGTKYVPKHLMEEWAQLDPVDNYEAYLESIGVLDAATKESLNHKVKTAINERLEIAFAEEAITPNLEEELADVYAAFSQKVISPEGPNTEKRFIDAISDGLRQSMEKYPNLILMGQDIGEYGGVFKITDGFKAQFGGDRVRNTPLCESAIIGAGLGLSIKGYKAMVEMQFADFVSVGFNQIVNNLAKIHYRWGQQADVVIRMPTGAGTAAGPFHSQSNEAWFFHTPGLKIVYPSNPRDAKGLLNAALEDPNPYLYFEHKLLYRSISGPVPDGYYTIEVGKAALAQEGTQVSIITYGMGVHWAIKAVEEMGISADILDLRTLLPWDQEAVATTVKKTGKVIFLQEDTLTGGIGAEICAWISEHCFKDLDAPVMREGSLDTPVPFAPNLEKQFLPTERFKVKLKELLEF; this comes from the coding sequence ATGGAATTCACCGCCCCAAATGCCCAAATACTGACTTTTGATCGAAAAAATCACAGTAACGAAACGCTTCTTAAACTTTACGAATCACTTATCCTTCCCCGCCGAATCGAAGAGAAAATGCTCATCCTCCTTAGACAGGGAAGAATTAGCAAATGGTTTAGCGGCTGGGGTCAGGAAGCCATCTCGATTGGAGCGGTAAATGCATTGCAGGAAGATGAATTTATCCTGCCTATGCATCGGAATTTGGGAATCTTTACCGGCAGAAATCTGCCACTGGAAAAACTTTTCGCTCAGTTTCAGGGGAAAAAATCCGGCTTTACCAAAGGCCGTGACCGATCCTTTCACTTCGGAAGTATAGAGCACCACACCGTGGGAATGATCTCTCATCTCGGCCCTCAATTGGCCATCGCGGATGGGATCGGTTTGGCGCATAAACTTTCGAAGGAAAAGAAAGTGACATTGGTTTTCTCCGGTGACGGAGCAAGTTCGGAGGGAGATTTCCATGAAGGCTTGAATGTAGCTGCTGTTTGGAAATTGCCGGTGATTTTTGTGGTCGAGCACAATGGCTACGGCCTTTCCACTCCAAGCGAGGAGCAGTTTGCTTTCAAGTATTTTACCGAAAAAGGTCCAGGATACGGCATGGAGGCCGTTCGAGTGCAAGGGAATAACGTACTCGATGTTTACGACACCATTCTAAAACTGGCCCAAGATATCCGAGAAAACCCAAGACCTGTTTTGGTCGAAGCGATCACTTTCAGGATGCGAGGCCATGAAGAAGCTTCCGGCACCAAATACGTACCTAAGCACCTGATGGAAGAATGGGCCCAACTCGATCCAGTAGACAATTATGAAGCCTATTTGGAATCCATAGGCGTTCTTGATGCAGCCACAAAAGAATCCCTTAACCATAAAGTCAAAACTGCGATCAACGAGAGGTTAGAAATCGCTTTTGCTGAAGAAGCCATTACGCCCAATTTGGAGGAAGAACTTGCCGATGTCTATGCGGCATTTTCCCAAAAAGTTATCTCACCGGAGGGACCTAATACAGAAAAGCGTTTTATCGATGCAATTAGTGATGGGTTACGACAGTCTATGGAGAAATATCCCAACCTGATCCTTATGGGTCAGGATATCGGGGAATATGGAGGTGTTTTTAAAATCACGGATGGCTTCAAAGCCCAATTCGGAGGAGATCGAGTGCGCAATACCCCGCTTTGCGAAAGCGCCATCATCGGGGCAGGACTCGGGCTCTCCATCAAAGGCTACAAGGCCATGGTTGAGATGCAGTTTGCAGACTTCGTGAGCGTCGGGTTCAACCAAATCGTGAACAACCTCGCTAAAATTCATTACCGCTGGGGACAACAAGCCGATGTGGTCATCCGCATGCCGACCGGTGCAGGAACAGCCGCAGGACCATTTCATTCCCAATCCAACGAGGCTTGGTTTTTCCACACCCCGGGATTGAAAATCGTCTATCCTTCCAATCCCCGCGATGCGAAGGGCCTACTAAATGCAGCATTAGAAGATCCAAACCCCTACCTCTATTTTGAGCACAAATTGCTCTATCGCTCTATCTCAGGACCTGTACCAGATGGCTATTATACGATCGAAGTAGGAAAAGCTGCTTTGGCACAGGAAGGAACCCAAGTTTCTATCATCACCTATGGGATGGGTGTACATTGGGCAATCAAAGCCGTCGAGGAAATGGGAATTTCAGCCGATATTCTCGACTTAAGAACTCTTTTACCCTGGGATCAGGAGGCTGTAGCCACCACGGTGAAAAAGACCGGAAAGGTAATTTTCCTTCAAGAAGACACGCTCACAGGTGGAATCGGAGCAGAGATTTGTGCTTGGATTTCCGAGCATTGCTTTAAAGACCTTGATGCTCCGGTGATGCGAGAAGGAAGCTTGGATACGCCAGTACCTTTTGCTCCAAACTTGGAAAAGCAATTTTTGCCCACAGAGCGGTTTAAGGTGAAGTTGAAGGAGCTTTTGGAATTCTAA
- a CDS encoding GNAT family N-acetyltransferase — translation MIIRQLAKEELSKVQSIAHRTWPSTFAKILSPEQIEYMLNWMYDLKMLESQLDKGHTFLLSEENGVELGFAGFELNYSEGPKAKLHKIYLLPEAQGKGAGKALILEVAGRAKKSGQKSLLLNVNKYNQKAIDFYLKMGFQEIYKEVIDIGNGYVMDDVVMELNL, via the coding sequence ATGATAATTAGACAGCTAGCCAAAGAGGAACTTTCCAAAGTTCAGTCCATTGCGCATCGGACTTGGCCATCTACGTTTGCCAAAATTTTGAGTCCAGAACAAATTGAATACATGCTCAATTGGATGTATGATCTCAAGATGCTGGAATCGCAACTTGATAAAGGGCACACTTTTTTATTGTCTGAGGAAAATGGAGTTGAACTCGGATTTGCGGGTTTTGAACTAAATTATTCCGAAGGACCAAAAGCCAAGTTGCATAAAATCTACCTCTTACCAGAGGCTCAGGGAAAAGGAGCAGGAAAAGCATTGATCCTCGAAGTCGCCGGCCGAGCCAAAAAGTCCGGACAAAAAAGCCTCCTACTTAATGTCAATAAATACAATCAAAAAGCAATTGATTTTTACTTGAAAATGGGTTTTCAGGAGATCTACAAGGAAGTCATCGACATCGGAAACGGCTATGTGATGGATGACGTGGTGATGGAGTTGAATCTTTGA
- a CDS encoding sulfatase family protein: protein MKKLLVRIFSLSFSAVILFSACSTIQSQEEKQKSNPNILLIYLDDLGYGDVSAYKSGKLQTPNMDRLANEGIRFTNGYASSATCTPSRYALLTGTYPWRNQDAKILPGTAPLIIDTAQMTLPKMLKNQGYHTAIIGKWHLGLGSGMVDWNEEIAPNPNHVGFEYSHILAATQDRVPTVYIENGRVVNLDPNDPIQVDYEKNFEGEPTGLDNPELLTMKWHHGHNNSIVNGIPRIGFMKGGQSAKWSDVDMADHFLEKGKAYIQEQAKSKNPFFLFFPMQQPHVPRTPHPRFEGKSGMGPRGDAILEADWVIGQLLETLEQEGILENTLIILSSDNGPVINDGYFDDAVEKLGDHTPAGPLRGGKYSLFEAGTKVPFISYWKGKIQPQVSDAMVTQIDFLSSLSALVGSSETGPDSENLLEAFLGKSEKGREAVILEATSRTALRAGDWAMIPPYQGPAVQNQVNIELGNSSDYQLYNLKEDPGQQNNLVASNPQKLEELKKIYLDLKGISKNVEQLELK, encoded by the coding sequence ATGAAAAAACTGCTGGTTCGAATTTTCTCTCTTTCCTTTTCTGCTGTGATCTTATTCTCAGCATGTTCCACAATTCAAAGTCAGGAGGAAAAACAAAAGTCTAATCCGAATATTCTTCTCATTTACCTTGACGATTTGGGATATGGGGATGTCAGTGCCTATAAGTCAGGGAAGTTGCAAACTCCCAATATGGATCGGCTCGCAAATGAAGGGATACGCTTTACCAATGGTTATGCTTCCTCCGCTACTTGTACTCCCAGTCGCTATGCTTTGCTGACAGGAACCTACCCATGGCGAAATCAAGATGCGAAAATTCTTCCCGGAACAGCTCCGTTGATCATTGATACAGCCCAAATGACTTTGCCCAAAATGCTTAAAAATCAGGGCTATCACACCGCGATCATTGGTAAATGGCATTTAGGACTTGGGTCAGGGATGGTGGATTGGAATGAGGAAATTGCACCAAACCCAAACCATGTAGGATTTGAATATTCACACATCTTAGCTGCTACTCAGGATAGAGTGCCAACCGTGTACATCGAAAACGGGAGGGTAGTCAATTTGGATCCAAATGACCCCATTCAGGTAGATTATGAGAAAAATTTCGAAGGAGAGCCAACAGGCTTGGATAATCCGGAGCTCCTAACCATGAAATGGCACCATGGTCATAACAACAGTATCGTAAATGGAATCCCTCGCATCGGCTTTATGAAAGGTGGACAAAGTGCCAAGTGGAGCGATGTGGATATGGCAGACCATTTCCTAGAAAAAGGTAAAGCATACATCCAGGAACAAGCGAAATCGAAAAACCCTTTCTTTTTGTTTTTTCCTATGCAGCAACCACATGTACCAAGAACTCCTCATCCTCGATTTGAGGGGAAATCAGGAATGGGGCCACGAGGTGATGCTATTTTGGAGGCAGATTGGGTAATCGGGCAATTGCTTGAGACCTTGGAACAGGAAGGGATTTTAGAAAATACACTGATCATTTTATCCAGTGACAATGGCCCTGTCATTAATGATGGATACTTTGATGACGCAGTTGAAAAACTGGGTGATCATACGCCCGCAGGTCCGCTTCGCGGAGGAAAGTATTCGCTTTTTGAGGCAGGCACGAAGGTTCCTTTTATAAGTTATTGGAAAGGGAAAATCCAGCCCCAGGTTTCGGATGCAATGGTCACTCAGATTGATTTTCTGAGTTCATTGTCAGCTTTGGTGGGAAGTTCTGAAACTGGCCCAGACAGTGAAAACTTACTGGAAGCCTTTTTAGGGAAAAGTGAAAAAGGAAGAGAAGCTGTGATTTTGGAAGCGACCAGCAGAACAGCCCTTCGTGCTGGAGACTGGGCTATGATCCCTCCCTATCAAGGTCCTGCAGTACAAAATCAAGTTAATATTGAGTTAGGAAATTCATCCGATTATCAATTGTACAACTTGAAAGAGGACCCAGGTCAACAGAATAACTTGGTAGCTTCCAATCCCCAAAAACTGGAGGAGTTGAAAAAAATCTATCTGGATTTAAAGGGTATTTCTAAAAATGTGGAGCAGTTGGAGCTGAAATAA
- a CDS encoding sialidase family protein, with protein sequence MKALLLAFFVFISHLASLKAQTSPILQSQLIFPLQEKHVHASSIVSLPNQDLLAVWFEGSGERTANDVLLMGARLKVGSLNWSKPFVMADTPNLPDCNPVLFLNGEGKLFLVWIAVQANRWEQSILRVKIATDFESDGPPRWSWQDNIFLNPGDEFSEEVVRRFQELPKNTAGWAEYAPSYDRMILEAAQDPKKRTTGWMTRIKPLVLETGKIILPLYSDGYNFSMMAISEDHGKTWTPSLPLVGRGPIQPALIQKKDGTLAAYLRDSGDAPGRVQYSESKNEGYTWTASQKTTIPNTASVEVLKLKDGRWAFVGNDQSDGRYRLSIYLSDDEGQTWKWKFPVENHEPSSGSYSYPSLIQSEDGLLHLTYSYHLSSTQKSIKHVVVNPQLIPVWID encoded by the coding sequence ATGAAAGCATTGCTTCTCGCTTTTTTCGTATTTATCTCCCACTTGGCTAGCCTAAAGGCGCAAACCTCACCAATCCTTCAATCCCAGCTGATCTTTCCTTTACAGGAAAAGCACGTGCACGCAAGCTCTATCGTGTCCTTGCCAAATCAGGATCTTTTGGCCGTCTGGTTTGAAGGAAGCGGAGAGCGAACAGCCAATGACGTTTTGCTGATGGGGGCTCGATTAAAGGTTGGGAGTTTAAACTGGTCTAAACCTTTTGTGATGGCAGATACCCCAAATTTACCAGATTGCAACCCGGTTTTATTCCTTAATGGGGAAGGAAAACTTTTTTTGGTTTGGATAGCTGTACAAGCCAACCGATGGGAACAATCCATTTTACGAGTAAAAATTGCAACAGATTTTGAAAGTGATGGCCCTCCTAGGTGGAGCTGGCAGGATAATATTTTTCTTAATCCAGGAGATGAATTTTCGGAGGAAGTCGTAAGACGATTTCAAGAACTACCAAAAAATACTGCCGGATGGGCTGAATACGCTCCAAGCTATGATCGGATGATTTTGGAAGCGGCCCAAGACCCCAAAAAAAGAACAACCGGGTGGATGACTCGAATCAAGCCTTTGGTTTTGGAAACCGGAAAAATTATCCTGCCACTTTATTCAGATGGTTATAATTTTTCAATGATGGCAATTTCGGAGGACCATGGAAAAACATGGACACCTAGTCTTCCACTCGTTGGACGAGGTCCAATCCAGCCGGCACTGATACAGAAAAAAGACGGAACATTAGCTGCCTATCTTAGAGACAGTGGTGATGCACCAGGACGAGTTCAATACAGCGAATCCAAAAACGAAGGCTATACATGGACTGCAAGCCAAAAAACAACTATCCCAAATACCGCGAGTGTTGAGGTTCTTAAATTAAAAGATGGGAGATGGGCCTTCGTTGGTAATGATCAATCAGACGGAAGATATCGACTTAGTATCTATCTATCGGACGATGAAGGACAAACTTGGAAATGGAAATTCCCGGTTGAAAATCACGAGCCATCTAGTGGATCCTACTCTTATCCCAGCTTAATCCAATCCGAAGATGGGTTACTACATCTCACTTATTCCTACCACCTAAGCTCCACTCAAAAGTCCATCAAACATGTGGTGGTAAACCCACAACTTATTCCAGTTT